The genome window GTTCGAAAAATTCGATGAATTCCACGGGGTCAGGTCGCGCCGGTCCGGGACCCGGATCTATATCGAGATCTTCCTGGGGTTCGATCCGGAGCAGAAGGTGGGGGACATGCAGGATTGCATCGATTCCCTGAAAGGATCCCTAGAAGCCCTGATACCCGGCAGTGTTGTCTCAATTATCCCGACAAGCGACAAAGACGCCCCCACCGCTGCCTAGGGCAAAGTGGATATATCAAGGGTATACCCGGTAATTTTCTTTAAAAAAAGCAGGAACCCCAATTACGGCTCCCGTGCGGGCTGCGGGGTTTCAGGTTCAAAAAAACGCTATCCTGCCCGGGAGAGCTGCTCTACTGCGGCAATCCAGACGGCTTTTGCCTCTTCCCGGTCCATGCCCATCATGACATCCATCAGGAGACCGTTAGCCAGCGCATCGCAGGCAACGGCAAGAAGTCGGGGTTCGAGACGGGAAGAGACAAAGCCGGTCTCCTGCTGGCTCGCGATAAAGCGCTCGATCACCAGGATATCCTCGGTCCTGTCGTGGACGAGCACGGTGCGCAGGCGTTCATTGCGGGAAGCAAGGAGCAGCATCTCGGAATACATGGTGTTGAACTGCGGCACATACTGCACCAGGGCATCGAAAAGAGCAGCACTGCCCTCGCGGACATCCTTGCCTTTATAGGATTTTTCAAGGGTTCCTTTGAGTTCCTGCCTTGCCTGTTCAGCAACTGCCGCAAAGAGGTCCTCCTTGCCGGGAAAGTACTGGTAGAGTGCCGGTTTTGTCACGCCAAGGCTTCCTGCTATCTCTCCCATGGTTGTGCCATGATAGCCTTTTTTGATGAAGAGCGTGAACGCAGCGTCCACAATCTTCCGTTTCACCTCTTCCCGGTATTCCTGGATAATGCGTGGCATGGGTCAGAATAATCCTGCGCGTGCGGTAAAAAAAATTCCGGTTTGCCGTCGCTACTCTTGGTATGATTAAGTTACCCACGGTAAGTTTTATACCTATGGGTATTGCAGATATGTACAGGTACTCCAGACCGGTCAAAAAAGAACCGGTATCCCCCGGGTGATTGAACCCTGCTTTCGTGAATGCTTTCAGGAGATAACCATAAAGATCTCCTGTCAGATCGCCCGGAGCATTTTCATTCCCTATGGTGTAACTATGAAAACAGATCAGGTTATGAACAAAGTATCTAAAAAAACATGAGAATCTTATTACTGTTACCAGAGGGATCTCAATGAAATGGACAATTCCGGTTATCATACTCATCGCACTCCTGTGCGCAATCGTGGTTCCTGCATCCGCAGCAGGATCACCCACCGTAACGATCACCGACTATAACGTAAATCCCTCGGTGCTCATGCCAGACAGCCTTGGGACGATCACAATAACCATAAAAAATACCGCATCAAGTGCAACCATCAGCGAGAAATCCGGGCAGTTATCGGATGCAACGTATGCCACGGTAAAAACCACGGATATCAATGTAAACCTTGAGAATGTGCGGCTCGAAGGAAACGGTATTGAGGTTATCACCAAAGATTTCGATCGTGTCGGTGAGATTGGACCGGGACAGTCCATTTCTATCACCTTCTCCATACGTGCACCTTCAAAAAGCGGTATGTATTATCCCGAGGTCTGGATTGACACAACCGAAGGAAAGAGCACAAAGTACCCCATACCGGTGAATGTCAACACGCCCGTAGGCATCCAGAGACAGGCAATCCTGATCCTGGACTCCTCGTTAAGCGCAACAGCAAACCCGGGAGAGGAGATCCCCCTCACTCTTACCGTCAGGAATGCCGGGCAGACCCTTGCAGATGATGTAACGGTGAAGATTGAGAATATGAGTACGGTAGTAGCACCGAAGAATACCGATCTCTATCACCTCGGAATAATCAGTCCCGGGGAACAGCAGACCGTCAACCTGGTATTGCTCTCCGATAAGAAAGCCAGTGCCGGCCTTGTCCGGATACCCGTGACCATCAGTTACCATGCCATCGATGGGGTCCCTCTCACCCAGACAACCGGTATCGATCTGATGATGAAAGGCAAAGCGGAACTGGGTTTTGTATCGGTAGATACCAATCCGCCACGACTTACGGAAAATACCCCCTTTGACCTGACCATCCGTATTGAAAACACCGGGACCGGCGAGGCAAAACAGGTATCAGCCACCATTGATCTCCCGGCAGAAGGGACCAAAGAGGCATTCATCGGCAAGATTAAGCCCGGAAACGATGCTCCTGCAATCTTCCTTTTGGAAGGTGCAAAAGCAGGAAATCACCCGTACAATCTCACGATTACGTATACCGATGATATGGGGGTTCACACGCAGACCCGGCAGATGAATATGCGGGTGCCCGCCTCAGACAATACAGGGAACCTGATTCTCGGGCTTATCATACTGGGCATCCTCCTCTTCGTTGCCTACCGGTACTGGTACCTGCCCAAGACCAATGGCGATGGAAAGTTCCCATGGGACAAAAAGAATTAAAGGTAGCATTCCTGCTGGCGCTGCGCTCGCTCCAGCGGGGAAGCCGCTCCAGTGTGATCTTAACCATCCTGATCATCGGGATGTGTTTCACCAACATGATCTTTCTCCCCTCCATGTTTAATGGAATCGGCCAGAGCATAACAAAGCAGATCGTGGATTATGAGGTATCAAATGTCCTCGTCACTCCGAAATCGGGTGAGCAGTACGTTCCCGATCTGGACGCAACGCTCGATCTGATCAACGGTATGCCCGGGGTACAGCGGGCAGCTCCCCAGTATTCGAAGGGATCAACCTTCAAGTACCGGGAGCGGGTTCTCGGGGTATCCGTGCGGGCCATACAGCCTACGGATGAGAAAGAAGTATCCCCGCTGTATTCCCGGATGGTTGCCGGCAGTTATCTCGGCGAAGCAGATACGGGAGAAGCGATCATCGGAAAACCCTTAGCCGGCGATTCATCTGTCAAACAGGACGATGAATTCCAGGCATCGCTGGGCGGTGTCCGGGTCGGGGACTCGATCACCATTGAGTTCAGCAACGGGTACACGAAAGACTACCGGGTAAAGGGTATCTATGCAACCGGCTGGAGTCCGGTAGACAATGCTGCGTATATCACCTGGACTGATATGGAGCAGGTGGAAGGAAAGACGCTGGACAAGGCGGATTCGATCACCGTGAAAGCCAAACCCGGGTATTCCGAGCAGTTCATCAAGAACGAACTTCTCGCCTATGGTGTCGGGGGGACCGGCAAGGTCCAGACAACAGCAGACCTGCTCTCCAAGAGCATGGGAAAGGCGCTCCAGAGTTTTGCCATCATCAACATGGTATCTTTAGTTGTCAGCATCATCATTACGACCGTCGTGCTCTTCATCGTGATTACCATCAAGACCATCAACAGCCGCAAGCAGATTGGGATCTTAAAGGCGATCGGCGTGGATAAGGAAGTTATCATGCATAACTACGGGTTCCAGGTCATCATTCTCGGTGTACTGGGCATCATTCTGGGGATCGTCATCACGCTGGTTCTTGCGGCGTATATGGCAGTGCATCCCATCGTCACACCGGAATGGTCTGCCACCCTGTATATCACTCCCATGGATCTGCTCATCAACTCCATAATCCTGTTCTGTGCCGCGGTTGTGGCCGGGTATGTCCCTGCCTACCAGGTCTCCCGCGAGGATATCCAGACTGCGATGAGGTCCTGATATGATCGAAATCTCAGAATTGCGGAGAATTTACCATATGGGCGATGTCGAAGTCAGGGCACTCGACGGGATAACGCTTGATATTGAAAAGGGCGAGTTCCTCGGTATCATGGGTGCGAGCGGGAGTGGTAAGACCACGCTCCTGCATATGCTCGGACTGCTCGACGAACCCTCATCCGGACAGATTATTATTGACGGGACAGACCTCGGGAAGCTTTCCGATTACGAAAAGACGATGTTCCGGCTCTACAAGCTCGGGTATGTCTTCCAGGACTATGCACTGGTTCCCGATCTGACCGTGATGGAGAATGTCTCCCTCCCGGCCATGCTCCGGAAGGACCGGACCGAGGGCCAGATCCAAGAGGACAGTAAATATATTTTAGAAAAGATGGGGATGTATGATCGCCGCGATCATCTCCCCCGCGAACTCTCCGGTGGTCAGCAGCAGCGTGTCTCGATTGCCCGGGCCATGGTGAACAAGCCGGATATCCTCTTTGCCGATGAACCCTGTGCCAACCTCGATTCCGAAAACTCAAAGCTCGTGCTTGAACTCTTCAAGGAGATCAATGAGGAGATGCAGCAGACCATCGTGATGGTCTCGCACGAGGACTGGCACAAGGCCTATTTCCACCGCATCATAAGGCTCAGGGACGGCAAAGTCATAAGCGACGGGCCAAACGGTTCATAAGCAGTCGGTGAATGCCGTTTCCAGCTCTTTTTTTTGCTCACGGATGAGAGTAATTCTCAGATCCCTGTTGCCATGGACGATATCCGCATAGAAAAGATTGTCCGGTCCCGCCGCCGGACGATTGCACTCATTATCACTCCTGAAGCCCGGCTGATCGTCCGGGCGCCGCTCCGTGCACCGGCCTCAATGATCGATGAATTTATCCGGGAAAAGCGGAGCTGGATCTTAAAGAAGATCGGGGAAATTCAGCAACGGCCGGCAGCAACAGAGCATGCATACGAAGAAGGAGAGACCTTCCTCTATCTCGGGCGTCTCTACCCGATGCATATCTTAGAGGACGGAAAAGGGACGATTGAACGCACCGACCGGTTGTGCGTATGCCGGACACTCCTCCCTGATATCGGGAACCAACTGAAACGCTGGTATATGCAAGAGGCCCGGCGGGAGATCCCGGCCCGGTGCATGTGGTTCTCGATGAGAACAGGCCACGTCCCGACATCGATCCGGATTTCGGATGCCCGGCAGCGCTGGGGATCCTGCAACCACAAAGCGGGGCTTAACTTCAGCTGGCGTCTCATCCAGGCCCCTCCCGAGATAATCGATTACGTGGTTGTTCATGAACTGGTACATATCAGCCAGCCGGATCATTCAAAGAAGTTCTGGGATAAGGTACGGGTGATCATGCCGGACTACGAGCGGCGAAGGAAGTGGCTGATGGAGAATGAGCGGCTGCTGAGGATTTGAACTTCTCGAGATATGGGCAAAGATGATTGATGCCGTATTCTGTTTTTGATGTTGTCTTAATATTCAGACCCCCCTCTTGTGCCACCAGTCCCCCTTGGGGGGACGGGGCACAATTGGGATGGCAACAATACGGTTTTTTTGTTGATCGAACGGGCAGGTATGCTGCCCTCTCCTCTCCCCATGTTCACGAGGATAGTGCATTGAAACCTGTTCCTGCACTATCCCATTGTGCCCCGCCCCCTTGGGGGCTGGTGGCACAAGGGGGGCCAGAATGAAAACTTAGTAACCCGAAAAGCAATTTCTCGCGTAATATCTCACAATAGAAAATCCATCCTTTTCACAACAACGCCCCCGCCGCAATCCCCCCCGCGTACAGCACCATCGCGACATGGAAGCACGGCAGCACTTTCAGCGTTGCATCCGGGGTTTTCTCTTTCAGGATAACCGCATTGGCATAGAGGAGTAATGCGAGTCCTGCAATGATGCCGATCCGGGCAATCCAGCCAAGTCGGGTCATGAATATAATTGCGGTTACGACATGGACTGCGGTAAACCCGGCAATCCAGTACGCCGTCCCGTTCATGCTGAACAGCGTGGGGATGGTGTTCATGCCCCGGACCCGGTCGTTTGCCACGTCGATCAGGTCATTCGCACCGAGATGCGCAAGGGCAAACGGGTAGAAGAACACGAAGTACAGGAGTGCATTCAGGTCAGGAATGCCTAAACACAGGTACCCTGCCACCGGAAACAGGGCCAAATCTGTCCTGCCGATGAGTTGTGCAAACGGAAATTTCTGGTTGCGTTTTTCTTCCTGGTAGAAGATCTCTATCGCAAAACAGTAGATCATCA of Methanomicrobiales archaeon HGW-Methanomicrobiales-1 contains these proteins:
- a CDS encoding M48 family peptidase, with amino-acid sequence MDDIRIEKIVRSRRRTIALIITPEARLIVRAPLRAPASMIDEFIREKRSWILKKIGEIQQRPAATEHAYEEGETFLYLGRLYPMHILEDGKGTIERTDRLCVCRTLLPDIGNQLKRWYMQEARREIPARCMWFSMRTGHVPTSIRISDARQRWGSCNHKAGLNFSWRLIQAPPEIIDYVVVHELVHISQPDHSKKFWDKVRVIMPDYERRRKWLMENERLLRI
- a CDS encoding S-layer protein; the protein is MKWTIPVIILIALLCAIVVPASAAGSPTVTITDYNVNPSVLMPDSLGTITITIKNTASSATISEKSGQLSDATYATVKTTDINVNLENVRLEGNGIEVITKDFDRVGEIGPGQSISITFSIRAPSKSGMYYPEVWIDTTEGKSTKYPIPVNVNTPVGIQRQAILILDSSLSATANPGEEIPLTLTVRNAGQTLADDVTVKIENMSTVVAPKNTDLYHLGIISPGEQQTVNLVLLSDKKASAGLVRIPVTISYHAIDGVPLTQTTGIDLMMKGKAELGFVSVDTNPPRLTENTPFDLTIRIENTGTGEAKQVSATIDLPAEGTKEAFIGKIKPGNDAPAIFLLEGAKAGNHPYNLTITYTDDMGVHTQTRQMNMRVPASDNTGNLILGLIILGILLFVAYRYWYLPKTNGDGKFPWDKKN
- a CDS encoding ABC transporter permease, yielding MGQKELKVAFLLALRSLQRGSRSSVILTILIIGMCFTNMIFLPSMFNGIGQSITKQIVDYEVSNVLVTPKSGEQYVPDLDATLDLINGMPGVQRAAPQYSKGSTFKYRERVLGVSVRAIQPTDEKEVSPLYSRMVAGSYLGEADTGEAIIGKPLAGDSSVKQDDEFQASLGGVRVGDSITIEFSNGYTKDYRVKGIYATGWSPVDNAAYITWTDMEQVEGKTLDKADSITVKAKPGYSEQFIKNELLAYGVGGTGKVQTTADLLSKSMGKALQSFAIINMVSLVVSIIITTVVLFIVITIKTINSRKQIGILKAIGVDKEVIMHNYGFQVIILGVLGIILGIVITLVLAAYMAVHPIVTPEWSATLYITPMDLLINSIILFCAAVVAGYVPAYQVSREDIQTAMRS
- a CDS encoding prenyltransferase (UbiA prenyltransferase family catalyzes the transfer of a prenyl group to various acceptors with hydrophobic ring structures in the biosynthesis of respiratory quinones, hemes, chlorophylls, vitamin E, and shikonin), whose product is MKATLRAYIDLTRLQFSFAWPLLFCSGYLLATITYGGFAWFDLLRVALIGFFGFEAGLVLNDYIDREYDRKDIETGKLTKYWRVFGTRPIPAGLVSPRNAITLFLILAAIATCLILTLPYPHSVYVLILMIYCFAIEIFYQEEKRNQKFPFAQLIGRTDLALFPVAGYLCLGIPDLNALLYFVFFYPFALAHLGANDLIDVANDRVRGMNTIPTLFSMNGTAYWIAGFTAVHVVTAIIFMTRLGWIARIGIIAGLALLLYANAVILKEKTPDATLKVLPCFHVAMVLYAGGIAAGALL
- a CDS encoding ABC transporter, translating into MIEISELRRIYHMGDVEVRALDGITLDIEKGEFLGIMGASGSGKTTLLHMLGLLDEPSSGQIIIDGTDLGKLSDYEKTMFRLYKLGYVFQDYALVPDLTVMENVSLPAMLRKDRTEGQIQEDSKYILEKMGMYDRRDHLPRELSGGQQQRVSIARAMVNKPDILFADEPCANLDSENSKLVLELFKEINEEMQQTIVMVSHEDWHKAYFHRIIRLRDGKVISDGPNGS